ACTGGGGATAACTATGTGCTCCGCTGGCCATTCGGCCTTGGCAGCGCCACACCACGTCGGGGTCACCGCGCACCCTGGCCGGCATGACAACCCAAACGACGATGACCCGGATCCAGCTGGGCGCGATGGGCGAGGCGCTCGCGGTGGACCACCTGACGAGGATGGGGTTGCGGATCCTCGGCCGCAACTGGCGCTGCCGCTACGGCGAGCTCGACGTGATTGCCTCCGACGAGGCCACCCGCACCGTGGTGTTCGTCGAGGTGAAAACCCGCAGCGGCGACGGCTATGGCGGGCTGCCGTACGCCGTCACCCAGCGCAAAGTCCGACGGCTGCGCCGGCTGGCCGGGCTGTGGCTGGCGGGACAAGACCGGCGGTGGGCGGCGGTGCGCATCGACGTGATCGGTGTGCGGGTCGGGCCTAAAAACTCAGGCCGCACCCCGGAGATCACCCATCTGCAGGGGATCGGCTGATGGCGCTCGGGCGCGCATTCTCGGTCGCCGTGCGCGGACTGGACGGGCAGATCGTCGAAATCGAGGCCGACATCACCTCCGGCCTGCCGGGTGTGCACCTGGTGGGCCTGCCCGACGCCGCCCTGCAGGAGTCGCGCGACCGGGTCCGCGCGGCGGTCACCAATTGCGGCAACAGCTGGCCCCAGGCCCGGCTCACGCTCGCGCTCTCGCCGGCGACGCTGCCGAAGATGGGATCGGTCTACGACATCGCCTTGGCCGCCGCCGTGCTTTCGGCGCAGCGAAAACACCCGTGGGAACGCCTGGAGAAGGCGGTGCTGCTGGGTGAGCTGTCGCTGGACGGAAGGGTGCGGCCGGTGCGCGGGGTGCTGCCCGCCGTGTTGGCCGCCAAACGCGACGGCTGGCCGGCCGTCGTTGTCCCGGTGGGCAACTTGGCCGAGGCCAGCCTGGTCGACGGGATCGACGTCTGGGGCGTGCGCACCCTGAGGCAGCTGCAGGGCTGGCTCGGCGGTTCCGGCGACCTGGACAGCAGGCTCGGTCCGGAGGCCACGGAGCCGGAGCCGACGGCGGACCTGGCCGACGTGGTCGGGCAGGCGCAAGCGCGGTTCGCCGTGGAGGTGGCGGCCGCCGGGGCGCATCACCTCATGTTGACTGGGCCGCCCGGGGTGGGCAAAACGATGCTGGCGCAACGCCTTCCAGGATTGCTGCCGCCGCTGTCGGAAAGCGAGTCCCTGGAGGTCACCGCGATTCACTCGGTGGCCGGCCTGCTGTCGGCGGACACACCGTTGATCACCAGGGCGCCGTTCGTGGCACCACACCACAGCTCCAGCGTCGCGGCGCTCGTCGGCGGGGGTTCGGGGATGGCCCGCCCGGGCGCCGTCAGCCGGGCGCATCGCGGGGTGCTGTTCCTCGACGAATGCGCCGAGATCCGCGTCAGCGCGCTGGAAGCGTTACGAACGCCGTTGGAGGACGGGGAAATTCGTCTCGCCCGCCGCGACGGGGTGGCCTGCTACCCCGCCCGGTTCCAGCTGGTTATGGCCGCCAACCCGTGCCCGTGCGCGCCGGCCGATCCGCAGGACTGCGTCTGCGCGGCGGCGGCCAAACGGCGCTATCTGGGCAAGCTGTCCGGCCCCCTGATGGACCGGGTGGACCTGCGGGTGCAGATGCATCCGGCGCGCGCCGGGGCGTTCGCGGTCACCGACGGCGAATCGACGGACCAGGTTCGCCGGCGGGTGGCGGCGGCGCGCGACGCGGCCGCCGACCGCTGGCAACCGCACGGATTTCGCACCAATGCCGAGGTCAGCGGGACGCTGCTGCGGCGAAAGTTCCGGCCCAGCAACGCCGCGATGGACCCGCTGAAAAGGGCGCTGGACCGCGGGCTGCTCAGCATCCGCGGGCTGGATCGGACCCTGCGGGTCGCGTGGAGCCTGGCCGACCTGGCCGGCCGGGTAGCGCCCGGGCCCGAGGAGGTC
The nucleotide sequence above comes from Mycobacterium malmoense. Encoded proteins:
- a CDS encoding YraN family protein, with translation MTTQTTMTRIQLGAMGEALAVDHLTRMGLRILGRNWRCRYGELDVIASDEATRTVVFVEVKTRSGDGYGGLPYAVTQRKVRRLRRLAGLWLAGQDRRWAAVRIDVIGVRVGPKNSGRTPEITHLQGIG
- a CDS encoding YifB family Mg chelatase-like AAA ATPase, with the protein product MALGRAFSVAVRGLDGQIVEIEADITSGLPGVHLVGLPDAALQESRDRVRAAVTNCGNSWPQARLTLALSPATLPKMGSVYDIALAAAVLSAQRKHPWERLEKAVLLGELSLDGRVRPVRGVLPAVLAAKRDGWPAVVVPVGNLAEASLVDGIDVWGVRTLRQLQGWLGGSGDLDSRLGPEATEPEPTADLADVVGQAQARFAVEVAAAGAHHLMLTGPPGVGKTMLAQRLPGLLPPLSESESLEVTAIHSVAGLLSADTPLITRAPFVAPHHSSSVAALVGGGSGMARPGAVSRAHRGVLFLDECAEIRVSALEALRTPLEDGEIRLARRDGVACYPARFQLVMAANPCPCAPADPQDCVCAAAAKRRYLGKLSGPLMDRVDLRVQMHPARAGAFAVTDGESTDQVRRRVAAARDAAADRWQPHGFRTNAEVSGTLLRRKFRPSNAAMDPLKRALDRGLLSIRGLDRTLRVAWSLADLAGRVAPGPEEVAAALSFRQAGARR